TCTTACTAGACTCAATTTTTCTAAGGACTTTACTATAATATCATCTGGCATCAGACCAACTGAAGAATCCAAAATTATATATTGTATTCCTAAATCGCTCAATTTTTCCATAGCCTCCATAATCTCATCTCCTAAAGAATAAATTTTGTTAAAATCTATCGGATCTGACAAAAGTTTTAACATATAAAAATTATCACTATTAATTAAACTTCTGGAAAGCGCAGGTAATCTATTTTCAATTTCTTCTACAAGGCCGATATCGTGATGTCCAAGAACCAGAGATCCGAAGGAAAGATAGTCATGATCCAAATATAGTACCTTGTTACCCATAAAAGATAACCTTTTAGCAAAGTAGAGCGAGTACGTAGTTTTCCCTATTCCACCTTTAACTCCGAGTACATAAATAATTTCCATCTCTTTTCCACTTTCTTCTTGCTTTTATTGACCAATATAAAAATTTTTCCATGGGCTTATAAATGATAATGAATATATTCAATATTCGCTTTATAGCTCAAGTATTACTTCTTTATGAAAATTGCAGTAGTAGGAGTAGTTTGTGGATTTTCTGAAAATTGAGACTATTCTCTCTATCAGGACTATTCATAGAATTATCGTCTAGTTTTCAAATGATACACACACTATACTTAGGAGTACATAATTATCATGTTTATTTTTAGAGGAATCTTTATTTTGAAAAATAACTAAATTTAATTTGGATTCCATTATTTACTATTTCCTCCCCTAAGATATTTTATATACTCTTCTATAGCATGTCTTATAAAATCGCTTCTCGAGCTATAGCCTAATTTCCTTAGAGTCTCATCAACCATAGTTAATAAATCCTCTTCTAACTTAAATGTAACTACCATAGAATTTTGGGTTTCTAATACATAAGTAATATCGTCAATTCTAACTATCTTTTCCATTTTCTATTACCTATAAATGTTATCTAATTATACATTATAAATTTTAATGAAATGTCACTTGGAAGACTACGAGCAAATAATATCCACAAAATATAACATAATATAGTCAATTTCCTAGCAATTGTAGTTAGAATCGTTATAACTTGCTTAAGCTTCTACGTTATCAGTAACAAATTAAAACATCTAATACAATAATCTACGTATATTGATACTGCTCATGCTATTCATTCTGTGCTAACTTTAGACATAGCACAATAGATTACTATTACTATAGTACCTACCAAAAAGCAGAAATAAGAGTAGTCACCCAATACTATTGATAAACTTGCTTTTTTATAGGAGAAAAAAAGAGAAGCCAACAGCAACTCAACTATTCCCGTTAGCACAAATGCACGGCCAATATTAAATAGTTTTATTCTCATTTTTTACTCGCCTTTTCAAATATGATGTAAAATGATATGACTAAGCTGATTGTAAGAAATAAAGTTTCATACTCTATAATAGTAAAACTAGAATGAGACTTATTCAATATATACGAAGGAATTGGTTTATATACGTTAGGCTCTAGAGGAACAGTAGCTCCAATTAAAGTTGCGTTTATCCCCTTACCTGTATAGTGTATCACTATTCCATTATATGTATCGACGTAAATTGTAAAATTGTATAAATTAACAATATTAACATCTATATTATCGTATTGTGCAACCGCATTTTGTGTCGCATTTGGAATAAAAAGAAGAAAACTGGGATAAGCTACTATGTAAGATAAAGATATATTATGACTTATTTCGGTCATATTTACGATAATAGAATTGCCACTTATATTTAGAATGGTAATTAGTAAGAAATAATGAGTATAATTCCCTGATATTAAATATAACAGACTAGCATTGGTTAATTCCATTTGTAACTATCACCTATCTCATTGCTAGATATGCAAATATGCTTAACAACGAGGTAAAAACTAATATATATAACCACAAAATAGCTATGATATATATACCTGTTAAGTGCTTATAATATATTATTACGGGAGAAGTTAGCGCAAAAAGAATCATTAGCTTCATTAAGGCAGATTCGTATCTTACACTAAAAGTCATTCTTAGAAGAATTTTTAAAAATAGATTATTTCTTATTTTCACTAGATTAGGAACCTTATATGCTATTTTTCTTCCATCATTAGTTAATGCATAAACTTGGACAACCTTTCCCAGTAAATTTTTCTTATTAACTTTCTTAAAGATCTTCTTATTCGAAAATAAATCTATATAATATTTAAGAGTTTGTCTAGATATGCCTAATTCCTTAGAAACTCTGTCAATAGGTAAAATACCATTATTAAGTAGAGCTGCCTTCAATAACTCTAGTAGATAGTAGTATTGAACAGGATTATCTGTGCTCAGCAATGAAAGATCATCGTTAGCCTTTTCTTGAGTTAATACAGTATTCTTCATGAGTTCATTCAATCTACTTAATAGTTGTTTTCCATTATCAGATAGATCATAAACGTCATACTTTACTTTAACTACTAATTCTTTATCTATTAATTTTCTTATGGCATCTGCTACTGCCTTTTTACTATTGCCTGTGCCATCCGCTATCTCTGAGACAGATGAAGGACCTTTAGAGCCTATAAAAAATAAAATATCCCACTGCAGTTTAGCCCTAGCAAAGTCGACGATCGAATCTAGCTCTTTCAAAATATCGAAAACATTATAAGCCATTTCATTAATTATTAGACTCTAGATCTATTTAAACCTTGTTCATAATTATACAAACATAATATTTATATATAAAATTTAAGTGTTACCATAGATTTAAAGGCGTCTAAAACCATACTATAGTGCATTTTGTAGTAAGTGTACGTCGTTATATAATTGCTTATATGAGCGAAAGTTTGTATGATGAAAACTAATCCGTTGAGGTTTCAATGAAAAAGACTAAAACTACTATAGTTTCTTATCTCCTTTAATCAGATTTATCAAGTAATCTACACCCTCGTATTTGCTCATGACGATTGCTTTATCGTTTAATTTCAAAATTAGATGATTATCACTTATTGCTATAGTGTTATCTTTTAATGTAGAAGGGAAGTAAGCCAAAGTTAAGTCACCATGAATAATATTAAACCTTTGTTTAATTATTTCTGTGAAATATTTCCCATAAACCTTTGTAACATACTCATAAAACGTATTTAGATCTTTTATATCAGGTATTCTAGACTCTTTGATCAAGTATAATGAGAACAAAACAATAGGAATTAAAAGAATATAAAAACCATACACTATTGTTACAACTACGAGGATAGATATAACACTAACTAGCGCTAGTTGATATACCTCTTTCACACTATTGTTTTTATCAAATAAAAATAAAAAGTTTACTAGTATATTTTAGGTACACTATTAATGCTCATGTATATTGCCCATAACACTAAGGTTAAAACCAGTAATACTGAGACATCTTTCCTGCTAATGTTTCTTATAGCATACGCTACAGGAATGAATAGGGGGAGATCAATAATTAGATTCGTTGCAGGTGCTAATAAAATAATACCCAGCACTGATATAAAGTAAATGAATTTTAGAAGACCTTCCTTAACATATCTATTTCCGTAAGCTGATAATAGAAAGTAAAGTAAAGCATTGTTAGAGCCCCAGCTAACTACGGCTATTTGATATATAAGTTGATTATAGTTCATCAAATTTATTGGTACAGGAAACACGCCACTTAGGATGAGATAGAGACCAGCTATCATAAAAGGAATAGAAGAAGATAGATATACAATTTCGTACCTGGATGGTTTTGCTCTATATAAGAGAAATTTAAATAGATAATATCCTATTACCGCTGAAGATAGTTGAGCCCACGCGTATATATGAGAAAACATAGCAGCAAGTGAAAAAAGAATAGCTAAACTTAATCTTTCTCTTCTCATAAAGTATGATAATGAAAGAAACATTAATGAGATTGAAAATAGATTAGCCTCCAAACCGGAGTATAAAAAAGTCATTAACATGGGAGATACTGAGGCTAATAAAGCCGATAATGAAGCTATAGATCTATCTATGGCAGAAGTTAGCTTATATGCTGAATAAATATAAAAGACTGAAAGAAATACAAATTCGTAATAGGCTACATAATATGGTTTAAAAACTAATGAGAATACGTACAATATTAATAAGTATAAAGGTCTTGAATAAAAGAACCAGCCACTAAAAGTAGGAGTTAAAAGCCAAGAGTAATAATATCTAAAATCAACAGTTTCCGGTACTTTATAAGGATTTATTGAAGGCAAATAGGGTATCAAAGAAATTAATAATACCATAATAAAAGGGGCTAGCGGAGAAACCCTTAATTGCGCCTTATTAGAGTCTTTCTTATAAAAGAGAGAAAATAATATCCCAGAGAACCATATTACGGGAATTATTGTAGGTACGCCTGCTTCTAATATAATTAAAGGCAAAGAAAAATAGGAATTTATGCCTAGTAATAGACGCAAAAATACCCATGAAATCATTGACGAATTTACGATAATTAAAATTATAGCAACTGCAGAATTAATCTTCCTTAGCTCATATAAAATAAATACAGATAAGATAAAAGGAGTTATGGAAGGCCAAATAAATGACAACAGAGATAATGGAACTAGATAAAAATATCTCTTATAATTATAGATTACCATCAACGATGATGACAGAATTGTGAGAAATATTGAAATAAGTTTTGAATCAAATACTGGATAGTATGTAATTCTTTCAATTGTTACATATAATCCCGAAGCTATAGAATATGAAAACAACAAAAGAAGAGCAGATATCCATGGAATATAGTTATTACCATTATTTTTGTCTAGTGTTATCATAGCGTACCACCGTAATTCCCATAATAACGGAAAACGCTATACTAAGTATTGCCCCTACGAGTAAAATCTTGGGATTGCTATCAAATACTGATATCTTAGCTAATGTATAGAGATTGGGAAATGAATTATTTGAAATTCCGGGGTAATTTGCAGACACAAGACAAATAACAGATTGGTTATCAGCTTTTTTAAGAATTAATCCGTTAAATGCAACAATTAAACTATTATTATTGTTGCTATAAGCTAGTATTTTATTACCATTTAAATTATAATATGTAGGTATCCCAGTAGTATCTGAAAATATTTGTTGTGGCTCTAAAGATACATTATAATTCAATATTATATGCGAATTTGGATTTACTATATACATTGTTACTAACTTTAGTGAGCTATTATATAAAAATACGTAAATTATATAATATGAAATATTATCATGTATAACTTTATATTCTAAAAATATAGGAGTCATCAAATCAATACTATAAAGAGTTACTTAAAAACTAGCCCAAAATAACGGTGACTGGTAGTCGAAAGTAAGAGAGAGGCTTTTAAAAGTGTTATGAGAATTGAGGTCAAGCAAGTGATAAAAGTGAAGATAAAAAAAGATATAATAAAAAAATATAATAAGAAAGTAAAAAGAAAAGGATTAGCAGGACTAGATACTGCAATAATATTAATAGCATTCATAATAACTGCATCAGTGTTAGCATATGTGGCAATAAATATGGGATTATTTGTAACACAAAAAGCTAAATCTACCATAGATAAAGGAGAAGAAACTGCATCAACAGCATTAACGCTATCTGGATCCGTATTATATGCTGTAAATTATCCTACTAACTCTAGAAGCTATTGGATTTACTTCACAGTATCTCCAAGTTCTGGTGTATCAAGTGTAGAACTATCTACAGCTACCACGGCAATATCATTTACAGCATCCAGTGAGGGAATAGCGTATTCAAATATTTATAAGTATACATTACTTACTACACCACCGAGTAATCTTCAACAAACAGTATACGCTAACGGACAATATCTAAATCTAGTTGACCAGGAAAATAATGGAGGACAGACATACGTGTACTATCCAAATCCATATTACGCACTATTAGCACTTAATTACACTCTATATCAACAATATAAAAATTCAACTTCACCTCAACCATCACCTCTGTACATCACTACACCTTCATCTGTTGGTTCTATTCAACAGTTGTTAACGAAATATCCATGGCTGAAAAACGATAATTCATTCACGTTTACCCTGAATATAAATGGACAGCCAGTCACTTATTATGCATACGTTAATCAGACATTTGCATTTACATATCCAGTAGCCGGTGACCCATTAATAGGGAGTGCTATTGCACCCGCCGGATCTGTTATAGGAGTAATGATACTGTTTGGCCCTAATCTAGGAAGCCATGTGTTTCAGTATCAGACAATAACCATTCAAATCTCACCTAATATAGGTTCTCCATTAACATTATCAGAATACGTATACCAGCCAGAAGGTAATGTGACAGTAATAGGGTAGGATAAAATGCTAAATAGTTTTTTAAAGATAATTATTTTTTCGCTTTTATATTTAGCTATGATGTTCCTAATTCAATTATATCATAGGGGTGAGGAATGGTAAGCATTAGCATAGTCGAGTTGAAACAATTAATGGAATCACCATTATTCATACTATTAATCACTATAAGCATCCCTTTAGCTGTATTCTTTGTAATGTTTTTTAAAACAGTAATACCAAGAGTAACTAGGCCTAGAAGTACACAAGTAACACAAACGTCTGTCGCTCAGCAAGCTCAGCCTCAACAAACGGTAAATAATAAGGACAAAGAACTAGAAGAACTTCTTAAAACTTTAATAAATAGAATGGATAAATATCAAAACGATTTAGTAAACACTCTAAATACCTCTATAGAAGATCTGAAACAGACTCTACAGAAATTGAACTCGTCAATAGAAGATACAGTACTATCTTTAAAGTCTATTCAAGCTGACTCAACATCACCTTTCAATGTCATATCTGAGCAGATAAAAAACGAATCAACTCTTAAGCCGGAAACCGGTAAGGAACTAAAGGCCGTTGCAGAAATTGTTGGCACAACCAACATAGATTTATCAAGCTTTATTAGAAATTGTGTATTGCTAGAGGTTTTAGAATATGATGATTCTAAGCTTACAGCATTATACGAACTAGGCTATATCTCGGCTGATGACATGTACATTGTTAATAAAATACAGTCCTATATTAGAAATAATAGCGGTAAGATAAGAGCTAAAGAACTGGCAGGAATTGCAATGAATGTAGCGGAAAGCTATTCTTCTGTTACAGCCGAAATGAAAAAATATTTACTAGTACTGGAGGTCAATAGAAATGACAAGTGAGGTGATAAGTGAGGCAATAATGCTAATAGTAGCTATTACGTTGATAGGCGTATTAGCAGGTACTATATTTTCAGTAGTATCATCTATATCTACAAGTATGGCGTCTTATAGTGTATTACAATCTCAAAAATTAGTTACTGACCTTCAAATAGACTATGCTACAAATACTAGCCCTACTACAGTAGTTGTATACTTACATAACGTAGGAGAATCTACAATCTTTAACTTGAAGAATAGTGTATTATATTTTGGACCAGAAGGAAACCTACAACAAATAGGATATAACTCTGGCACATTACCGTATTGGTTAACAAGTACTAATACGCTCTATCCCGGTTCTGTAGCTGAAATTATTATATATCTATCATCACCCTTATTAAGCACACAGTATTATACGATACAATTAGTGACCCCTAATGGATATGTTGTGACTTATACATTTGAGGCGAGTTAACATGGGAATATCACAAGTGGTTGCATATACATTACTATTTTTTATTTCACTATCGCTAGGATTTATAACTTTGGGAGCTTATATTAGAAGCCAGCAATTAATTACACGCGCAGAAGAACTTAGACAGAATATGGAATTAAATCAATTGAACACTAAAATATACATAAAGAGTGTCTCACTCAGCAATAATAATTTATTATATATCACTATAACTAATAATGGTTCTACTTCATTATATGATTTTAAAGATTTCGACGTCATTGTAAAATATTATGCTAATATAAGCAACATATCCACTCTGATAGTCTCCAGTTATAATTATTCCACATTATCAGGCCCATACAGGTGGACTTCCAATACTGTTTTGATTAATTCTGATACGAGTGGAACCTTTATTGTGGATTTACCATATCCACTATATCCTAACACTAAAGTCACAGTCGTTATTGCGACTAACTACGGACCAGAAGCAATATGGAGGGGTATCCTATGATAATAAAAACTGGAAATGAGGATCTAGATAGAAGGTTAACGGGAATTCCATTTCCCGCTTTAATTATGCTTGAGGGAGATCACGGAACCGGTAAGAGCGTACTATCTGCACAATTTTGTTATGGCTTACTTTTAGCTGGTAAAAAAGGTTATATAGTAACCACAGAACAAACCACTAAAGATTATTTAAAAAAGATGAAAGAGGTAAAAATAAACTTAATACCATTTTTTCTAAGAAATATTCTAGGAATAGCACCGTTAAACACCAATAGATTTAATTGGAATTCGATGCTAGCTAATAAAATACTTGAAATAATTATTGATTTTACAAAGAGAAGAAAAAACTTAGATTTCTTGATTATTGACAGTTTATCTATAGTGGCTACATTTGCAGAAGTGAAACAGATTTTGCAATTTATGAAAGATGCCAGGGTATTAGTAGATTTAGGGAAGTTAATATTATTCACAATTCATCCAGACGTATTTAATGAAGAATTAAAAAGTAGAATTACAAGTATAGTTGACGTATATCTCAAGCTTTCAGCAACGAGTATAGGTGGAAGACGAATAAAAGTTTTAGAGAGAGTCAAGACTGTAGGTGGAATACAAGGTTCTGATGCAATTTCATTTGATATAGATCCGGCTTTAGGCATTAAGGTCGTACCATTATCATTATCGAGGGCCTAACCATGACCTTTATAGACGATTATATAGCTAAACTTTCTGAAAAACCAACAATAATTGATAACCCAAATACTCTAAAAGGTAGTAAAAATTATAATGCAATCTATAAAGTTGATGAATACATCTACATTCATGTTCAGAGTACGAAAGCAGAAGATGGATATAACCAATATACCGTGATAGAACCACCCCGTCCAAAACCAAAAGAAATTGAAGAGATAGAAGAGAGGTTTGCCAAAGCTATTGGAGATGTTGACCCTCCAGTTTCTATAGAAGAGAAAGAAAAACTTATGAGAAAAACTTTAGATAAGATATTGAATAAAATCAAATTGTCGGTGCCAAAAGAGTACGCTATATATCATTTTATAAGAGATAAATTATATGCAAGCATATTAGAACCATTAATCAGAGACCCGTATATTGAGGATATATCAATACCTGGATTAGGCCACGTTTACATCGTCCATAAAGTCTTTGGTCCTATGAGAACATCAATAGTTGTAGAAACAGAAGAGGAGTTAGATGATCTAATAGTCTCGCTAAGTGAAAAAACGTACAGACCAGTATCTCATAATAGACCAATAGTTGACGCTAGTTTGCCCGATGGATCAAGAGTAAATTTCGTTTATGGCGTCGATATAAGTAGAAGGGGCTCTAATTTAACTATCAGGAAATTCAGCAAAGTCCCAGTAAGTATAACTCAATTGATTTCCTTTGGAACAATATCTCCACTTCTAGCTGCGTATATTTGGATGATGCTTGATGAAGGAATGAACTTGTTTGTATGTGGAGAGACTGCTTCCGGGAAGACTACTACTCTTAATGCAATCACAGCTTTCATACCACCTAATTTGAAAATAATAACGATAGAGGACACACCGGAACTTACTGTACCTCATGCTAATTGGGTCGCCGAGGTCACAAGAGAAACAAGTGGTGAGGGAACTATAAAGCTATTTGATCTGCTTAAAGCTGCACTTAGGCAAAGACCTAATTATATTTTAGTCGGAGAAATAAGAGACAAAGAAGGTAATGTTGCATTTCAAGCAATGCAAACTGGACATTCTGTAATGGCAACCTTTCATGCTTCTAACATAAGGGCATTAGTACAAAGACTTACTGGATATCCAATAGAAGTACCAAAGAGTTACATTAACAATCTAAATATCGCCTTGTTTCAAACTGCACTTTATGACAAAAAAGGTAATTTAATAAGAAGAGTTATAGAAGTAGACGAAATAATTGATATAGATCCAGTAACAAATGACGTAGTTTATATACCTTCGTTTAATTATGATCCAGTAGAGGATAAGATAATTTTTGCGGGAAGAGGTGCCTCATACTTGATAGAAAATAAAATCGCAATAAGAAGAGGAATTGATAGAAGAAACATAGGTATCCTTTACGATGAGTTGAACTTAAGAGCGGAGTTCCTCAAATTACTTGTTGAGAAAAAAGTTTTCAATTATTTTGATGTATGGGAAAACATTTTGAGAGTAAGACAATACGGTTTAGAGGAGGCTATAAGGTATGTTAGGGCTATTTAACAGAAAAAGTGAAGTTGACTCTAAATACATTTTCATGATAGCATTCATGCTTGCACTGTTCTCTTCTGGTGTACCGCCAGAAATTGTAATACTACACTTAAGTAGGGAAGACTCATTTGAACCTTACGTAAAGGCTTATAGGAAGATTAGGAATTTAGTTTCCGGTTATAGATACAAATTTTCTTCTGCGATAAATTACACTATCAAAAATCTTAATATAAAATACTTAAAGGAATTTTTAATAAGATTATCGCAAGCTGTAACTTTTGGTGACGATATGATAGAATTCTTATCTAGAGAAATTGATTTCTCCTTGTCAGAATACAATGCATACTCAGCTAGATTAATTGAGTCAATGAATAACTTTCTAACTGTCTATGCTACATTGAATAGCTCTCTTACATTCTTGGTTGCTGATATAACAATTTTGTCTTTAATTTATAATGGAGGGACGGCATTAATAATGCAGTTGACAATTTTGTCTGTTGCGCTATTAGGCAATTTAACGTTAGTCATGTACCTCTTGTACAAACCAGAGAACTATATAAGGTACTCAACTGTTGATAAACTCATTCTGACCGCAGCAATATCTCTTTCAATTATATTTTCGGTACTATATACCTCTTACATAACCCTGATAATTGTAGGAGCAGTCCTAGTTGGAATAGGTCTTAGATATAGAATTTTTGAGAATAAAACCGCAAACATAGAGAGGTATTTCTTACTTTTCGTGAGATATTTCTCGAGAAATTACGCAATAGTTAGCAATCTGAGAGAATCGTTAATGGCCGTGCTTAGAGGAGACCTTGGAGACTCAAAGCCATTAGTTAAAAGAGCAATAAACAGATTAAATTTTGGTGTAGATAAGGAGAAAATTTTTAGGTTAATGGGAGAAGAAAGTAAAAGCGTATTAGTAAGCATGTTAAGTAAGGTATTATATGAAACAATAAGTATGGGAGGAAATATTTTAGTAATAGGAGAGATCCTTAGCAAGATAGGTGATTCTATCTTAAATATAAGATCTAGAAAAGAACAAAATGGGAGAGCATTCGAAACGTCAATATATGCGTTACAAACTGCGTCTGCAGGAGTGTCTGCAGCATTAATATCAATTGTAGGGATGTTAAACAATATATTTTCAACGCAAAACGTATCAACAGTATTTAGCTTCTCAGCCGTTAACATAGACATTATATCACGAATCTTTCTAATTATACTATTAATTCTGAGTTTCGCTAATGGCGTAGCCATAACACTAGCATATGGTAGGTCAATTTACGTTAGTCTCTATTTTATCGGTATATTACTGATATTAAGCTCAATAACTTATCATATAGTTCTTATACTTACTGGAAATATATTTAAAGAGTTAACATCGACATCCGGTTTATTACAAACACCTTGACGAATAGGTATTAACATATCACATATAAACGAGTGACTTTTTCAATAATACTTAATATTACGTTGATTATGTTTAATAACATGCTGAAATGCCTTTAGTCACACAAGAAATAAAAGAAATTGTATTATAATTCTTTACATCATAAATGCATTTAAATTAAATTTTTAACACCAATAATTATAACTCATTA
The nucleotide sequence above comes from Sulfolobus tengchongensis. Encoded proteins:
- a CDS encoding ParA family protein; its protein translation is MEIIYVLGVKGGIGKTTYSLYFAKRLSFMGNKVLYLDHDYLSFGSLVLGHHDIGLVEEIENRLPALSRSLINSDNFYMLKLLSDPIDFNKIYSLGDEIMEAMEKLSDLGIQYIILDSSVGLMPDDIIVKSLEKLSLVRKSVYLSDIPSLNSTIKYSQLWRDAVNYKALAINMVPPIPEDMDEARSIAKSIYQSEKFNMVAVIPFDEKIYNYKPINNNYVYERLDSILHNLINNTNDLII
- a CDS encoding flagellar protein F, whose amino-acid sequence is MGISQVVAYTLLFFISLSLGFITLGAYIRSQQLITRAEELRQNMELNQLNTKIYIKSVSLSNNNLLYITITNNGSTSLYDFKDFDVIVKYYANISNISTLIVSSYNYSTLSGPYRWTSNTVLINSDTSGTFIVDLPYPLYPNTKVTVVIATNYGPEAIWRGIL
- a CDS encoding flagellar biosynthesis protein FlaG; translated protein: MTSEVISEAIMLIVAITLIGVLAGTIFSVVSSISTSMASYSVLQSQKLVTDLQIDYATNTSPTTVVVYLHNVGESTIFNLKNSVLYFGPEGNLQQIGYNSGTLPYWLTSTNTLYPGSVAEIIIYLSSPLLSTQYYTIQLVTPNGYVVTYTFEAS
- a CDS encoding ATPase domain-containing protein, translated to MEGYPMIIKTGNEDLDRRLTGIPFPALIMLEGDHGTGKSVLSAQFCYGLLLAGKKGYIVTTEQTTKDYLKKMKEVKINLIPFFLRNILGIAPLNTNRFNWNSMLANKILEIIIDFTKRRKNLDFLIIDSLSIVATFAEVKQILQFMKDARVLVDLGKLILFTIHPDVFNEELKSRITSIVDVYLKLSATSIGGRRIKVLERVKTVGGIQGSDAISFDIDPALGIKVVPLSLSRA
- the arnR gene encoding HTH-type transcriptional activator ArnR, giving the protein MAYNVFDILKELDSIVDFARAKLQWDILFFIGSKGPSSVSEIADGTGNSKKAVADAIRKLIDKELVVKVKYDVYDLSDNGKQLLSRLNELMKNTVLTQEKANDDLSLLSTDNPVQYYYLLELLKAALLNNGILPIDRVSKELGISRQTLKYYIDLFSNKKIFKKVNKKNLLGKVVQVYALTNDGRKIAYKVPNLVKIRNNLFLKILLRMTFSVRYESALMKLMILFALTSPVIIYYKHLTGIYIIAILWLYILVFTSLLSIFAYLAMR
- a CDS encoding ribbon-helix-helix domain-containing protein, coding for MEKIVRIDDITYVLETQNSMVVTFKLEEDLLTMVDETLRKLGYSSRSDFIRHAIEEYIKYLRGGNSK
- a CDS encoding type II/IV secretion system ATPase subunit, with amino-acid sequence MTFIDDYIAKLSEKPTIIDNPNTLKGSKNYNAIYKVDEYIYIHVQSTKAEDGYNQYTVIEPPRPKPKEIEEIEERFAKAIGDVDPPVSIEEKEKLMRKTLDKILNKIKLSVPKEYAIYHFIRDKLYASILEPLIRDPYIEDISIPGLGHVYIVHKVFGPMRTSIVVETEEELDDLIVSLSEKTYRPVSHNRPIVDASLPDGSRVNFVYGVDISRRGSNLTIRKFSKVPVSITQLISFGTISPLLAAYIWMMLDEGMNLFVCGETASGKTTTLNAITAFIPPNLKIITIEDTPELTVPHANWVAEVTRETSGEGTIKLFDLLKAALRQRPNYILVGEIRDKEGNVAFQAMQTGHSVMATFHASNIRALVQRLTGYPIEVPKSYINNLNIALFQTALYDKKGNLIRRVIEVDEIIDIDPVTNDVVYIPSFNYDPVEDKIIFAGRGASYLIENKIAIRRGIDRRNIGILYDELNLRAEFLKLLVEKKVFNYFDVWENILRVRQYGLEEAIRYVRAI
- a CDS encoding type II secretion system F family protein, with the protein product MLGLFNRKSEVDSKYIFMIAFMLALFSSGVPPEIVILHLSREDSFEPYVKAYRKIRNLVSGYRYKFSSAINYTIKNLNIKYLKEFLIRLSQAVTFGDDMIEFLSREIDFSLSEYNAYSARLIESMNNFLTVYATLNSSLTFLVADITILSLIYNGGTALIMQLTILSVALLGNLTLVMYLLYKPENYIRYSTVDKLILTAAISLSIIFSVLYTSYITLIIVGAVLVGIGLRYRIFENKTANIERYFLLFVRYFSRNYAIVSNLRESLMAVLRGDLGDSKPLVKRAINRLNFGVDKEKIFRLMGEESKSVLVSMLSKVLYETISMGGNILVIGEILSKIGDSILNIRSRKEQNGRAFETSIYALQTASAGVSAALISIVGMLNNIFSTQNVSTVFSFSAVNIDIISRIFLIILLILSFANGVAITLAYGRSIYVSLYFIGILLILSSITYHIVLILTGNIFKELTSTSGLLQTP
- a CDS encoding archaellin/type IV pilin N-terminal domain-containing protein, translating into MIKKYNKKVKRKGLAGLDTAIILIAFIITASVLAYVAINMGLFVTQKAKSTIDKGEETASTALTLSGSVLYAVNYPTNSRSYWIYFTVSPSSGVSSVELSTATTAISFTASSEGIAYSNIYKYTLLTTPPSNLQQTVYANGQYLNLVDQENNGGQTYVYYPNPYYALLALNYTLYQQYKNSTSPQPSPLYITTPSSVGSIQQLLTKYPWLKNDNSFTFTLNINGQPVTYYAYVNQTFAFTYPVAGDPLIGSAIAPAGSVIGVMILFGPNLGSHVFQYQTITIQISPNIGSPLTLSEYVYQPEGNVTVIG